The Chelatococcus sp. HY11 genome includes a window with the following:
- a CDS encoding PRC-barrel domain-containing protein — protein MVRIAVVIAAIGLSTAAFAQNAPTPAQGPSFVTVEQGALASSLKGLNVRNAGDENVGEIEDAVVDGTSIRAYILSVGGFLGMGTHYVAVAPSALMLTWSEADKKWNARMNATKDQLKAAPQFKYEGRFAK, from the coding sequence ATGGTTCGGATCGCAGTTGTAATCGCGGCTATTGGACTTTCGACGGCGGCGTTTGCACAGAATGCACCGACGCCTGCTCAGGGGCCAAGCTTTGTCACAGTTGAGCAAGGGGCATTGGCCAGTTCGCTCAAAGGGCTGAATGTCAGGAACGCCGGCGACGAGAACGTTGGCGAGATCGAGGACGCGGTTGTCGATGGGACGTCGATCCGTGCCTACATCCTCTCTGTAGGGGGCTTCCTCGGCATGGGCACGCATTACGTTGCTGTTGCTCCGTCCGCGCTGATGCTGACGTGGAGCGAGGCGGACAAGAAGTGGAATGCACGCATGAATGCGACGAAGGACCAGTTGAAGGCGGCGCCGCAGTTCAAATACGAGGGGCGCTTCGCCAAATAA
- the map gene encoding type I methionyl aminopeptidase, whose product MTLQYSTQVDVTGRPVPIHGEEAFAGMRRAGRLAAETLDFITPAVRAGVSTAELDALCEEFMRKAGAVPATIGYKGYRHASCISVNHVVTHGIPSEKLLSEGDILNIDVTPILDGWYGDSSRMYLVGEVSVKAARLVHTTYESMMAGIAQVKPGNTLGDVGHAIEAIALRERFSVVEDFCGHGLGQVFHDAPQVVHYGEPGTGVVLEPGMLFTIEPMLNAGKAGVKVLGDGWTAVTRDRSLSAQFEHTVGVTETGVEIFTLSPKGFTEPPYPAA is encoded by the coding sequence GTGACGCTCCAGTATTCCACCCAGGTCGACGTGACAGGTCGTCCCGTTCCGATTCATGGCGAGGAAGCGTTTGCCGGCATGCGCCGCGCCGGCCGGCTGGCCGCGGAAACCCTCGACTTCATTACCCCGGCGGTCAGGGCCGGCGTGTCGACGGCCGAGCTTGATGCCCTCTGCGAGGAGTTCATGCGCAAGGCCGGCGCCGTGCCGGCGACGATCGGCTACAAGGGTTACCGCCATGCGAGCTGCATTTCGGTCAATCACGTCGTCACCCACGGCATTCCCTCCGAGAAGCTCCTCTCGGAGGGCGACATCCTCAATATCGACGTCACGCCCATCCTCGATGGTTGGTATGGCGACTCGAGCCGCATGTATCTCGTCGGCGAAGTTTCCGTGAAGGCCGCACGTCTCGTGCACACCACCTACGAGTCGATGATGGCCGGCATTGCCCAGGTGAAGCCCGGCAACACCCTCGGGGATGTGGGCCACGCCATCGAGGCGATAGCGCTGCGCGAACGCTTTTCCGTGGTCGAGGACTTCTGCGGCCATGGCCTTGGCCAGGTGTTCCATGACGCGCCACAGGTCGTGCACTACGGCGAGCCCGGCACGGGCGTCGTGCTGGAGCCCGGCATGCTCTTCACCATCGAGCCCATGCTGAATGCGGGCAAGGCCGGGGTGAAGGTGCTGGGCGACGGTTGGACCGCCGTGACGCGGGACCGGTCGCTGTCCGCGCAGTTCGAGCACACCGTCGGCGTGACGGAGACGGGCGTCGAGATCTTCACCCTGTCGCCGAAGGGCTTCACCGAGCCCCCCTACCCCGCCGCCTGA
- the nudC gene encoding NAD(+) diphosphatase, giving the protein MTHDDSKTAPIAPLAATLDRSGRVGFAINRLERHSEGRENAETVGAFRQRPDAATFVLAGDVPILKREPALDPRFTLAEAAALGADGESIFLGTIAGVPLFTTMLASDAASVIAERPHLDAVDLRSLASQGLLSPEVLGPLGEAKAILHWHARHRFCANCGARTRVEAAGWRRICDTCGAQHFPRTDPVVIMLAVRNGHCLLGRQPRFTDKMYSCLAGFVEPGETIEDAVRRETKEEAGLAVGRVRYLASQPWPFPASLMIGCIAEALHDEITIDRLELEDARWFSRGEAAALLAGTHPDGLSSPKPFAIAHHLLHAFVHEGEAF; this is encoded by the coding sequence ATGACGCATGATGATTCCAAGACCGCGCCGATTGCTCCGCTCGCGGCGACGCTGGACCGTTCCGGGCGCGTAGGCTTCGCGATCAATCGCCTGGAGCGGCATTCGGAAGGGCGGGAGAACGCCGAAACGGTTGGCGCCTTTCGCCAGAGACCCGATGCCGCGACCTTCGTGCTCGCTGGCGACGTGCCGATCCTGAAGCGTGAGCCCGCTCTCGATCCGCGCTTCACGCTGGCGGAGGCGGCGGCGCTCGGCGCGGATGGCGAGAGCATCTTCCTCGGCACAATCGCCGGCGTGCCCCTTTTCACGACGATGCTGGCGAGCGATGCTGCGAGCGTCATCGCCGAGCGGCCGCATCTCGATGCCGTGGATCTTCGTTCACTCGCCTCGCAGGGGCTCTTGTCCCCGGAGGTTCTCGGCCCTCTCGGTGAAGCCAAGGCCATCCTCCATTGGCACGCGCGCCACCGCTTCTGCGCGAATTGCGGGGCGAGAACACGGGTGGAGGCGGCAGGCTGGCGGCGCATCTGCGACACCTGCGGGGCCCAGCATTTTCCGCGGACAGACCCCGTCGTCATCATGCTCGCCGTGAGAAACGGCCATTGTCTTCTTGGTCGGCAGCCCCGCTTCACCGACAAGATGTACTCGTGTCTCGCCGGCTTCGTGGAGCCGGGCGAGACCATCGAGGATGCCGTGCGCCGCGAGACGAAGGAGGAAGCGGGGCTCGCGGTCGGCCGCGTCCGTTACCTCGCCTCGCAACCCTGGCCGTTTCCAGCCTCGCTGATGATCGGCTGCATCGCCGAGGCGTTGCATGACGAGATCACCATCGACCGGCTTGAGCTCGAGGACGCGCGCTGGTTCTCCCGCGGCGAGGCGGCCGCGCTTCTGGCAGGCACGCATCCCGACGGGCTGTCGTCTCCCAAGCCCTTCGCCATCGCCCACCATCTCCTCCACGCCTTCGTGCATGAGGGAGAGGCGTTCTGA
- a CDS encoding DUF423 domain-containing protein: MPISLIDRLFMILGAVAGLAGVAAAAAATHVTGGGSLGTAADFLLFHAPVLLAIAIADHVGLGRAGLLRLGGVLVILGLIGFSGDLAMRALTGTPLFAMAAPTGGTLLMIAWVAIGLSALIPRRS, from the coding sequence ATGCCAATCTCGTTGATCGACCGCTTGTTCATGATCCTCGGTGCTGTCGCCGGCCTCGCCGGCGTAGCGGCGGCAGCCGCGGCCACCCATGTCACGGGTGGCGGCAGCCTCGGCACAGCGGCGGATTTCCTGCTCTTTCACGCGCCCGTCCTCTTGGCCATAGCCATTGCCGACCATGTCGGGCTTGGTCGCGCCGGATTGCTGCGCCTTGGTGGCGTACTCGTCATTCTTGGGCTCATCGGCTTCAGCGGCGATCTTGCCATGCGCGCCCTCACGGGCACGCCCCTCTTCGCGATGGCGGCCCCCACCGGCGGCACGCTGCTGATGATAGCCTGGGTCGCCATCGGCCTGTCCGCTCTCATTCCGCGACGCTCTTGA
- a CDS encoding GNAT family N-acetyltransferase, with amino-acid sequence MTPTFRHADSCDMANVSRFYEHVWQETYLSLMDVRELSSWRARRDWRTLLADEGTVVVAEHDGQLVGFGACGPARDGELGTFGEIYAVHVARQFRSRGIGSALMGRMAREFAERDVADVGLWVFHRNVTAVVFARSLGAVVTGSRDDEQGAGNTELALIWPKASDLALFDDGQHGSLHHSPGRSLGMMPLAPCIPSSK; translated from the coding sequence ATGACGCCCACGTTCAGACACGCAGACAGCTGCGACATGGCCAATGTCTCCCGCTTTTACGAGCATGTTTGGCAGGAGACCTATCTCAGCCTCATGGATGTTCGGGAACTCAGCAGCTGGCGCGCTCGTCGGGACTGGCGGACCCTGCTGGCTGACGAAGGTACCGTGGTGGTGGCGGAACACGACGGCCAGCTGGTCGGTTTCGGCGCCTGCGGTCCCGCTCGGGATGGTGAACTCGGCACCTTTGGCGAGATTTACGCAGTCCACGTCGCGCGGCAGTTTCGTTCGCGCGGCATCGGAAGTGCCCTCATGGGACGGATGGCCCGGGAATTCGCCGAGCGTGACGTCGCGGATGTCGGACTTTGGGTCTTCCATCGTAATGTGACGGCGGTGGTTTTCGCCCGCTCGCTCGGCGCGGTCGTCACAGGCTCGCGCGACGACGAGCAGGGGGCGGGCAATACCGAACTCGCGCTCATCTGGCCGAAAGCAAGCGATCTCGCCTTGTTCGACGACGGCCAGCATGGATCTTTGCATCATTCACCAGGGCGCAGCCTCGGCATGATGCCGCTCGCGCCTTGCATTCCATCCTCCAAATAG
- the thiC gene encoding phosphomethylpyrimidine synthase ThiC has translation MNIHQPSKAHAKARQTITPTPAAVTTGAVAGSAKIYSTAPDHPEIRVPFREIALDPASGEAPFRVYDTSGPFTDPGAAIDLNSGLAQPRAPWLATRSLTAIAPRAVRPEDNGNIAPDKLVAPCPAERAVLSGRAGQPVTQLDYARAGIITEEMVYIAHRENLGRAAMLAGAQERRADGEDFGAAIPSFITPEFVREEVARGRAVIPANINHPELEPTIIGRNFLVKINANIGNSAVTSSAADEVEKLVWAIRWGADTVMDLSTGRNIHNIRSWIMRNAPVPIGTVPIYQALEKVDGDPAKLDWEVFKDTLIEQAEQGVDYFTIHAGVRLAYVPLTARRVTGIVSRGGSIMARWCLSHHRESFLYERFDEICDIMHRYDVTFSLGDGLRPGSIADANDAAQFAELDTLGELTKVAWDKGCQVMIEGPGHVPMHKIKANMDKQLATCGEAPFYTLGPLTTDIAPGYDHITSAIGAAMIGWFGTAMLCYVTPKEHLGLPNRDDVKTGVITYKIAAHAADLAKGHPAAKLRDDALSRARFEFRWEDQFNLGLDPDTARAFHDETLPKEAHKVAHFCSMCGPKFCSMKITQDLRAEALAMEPSAIETLADDAERLAGLAEKAREFNAKGAAIYVPAD, from the coding sequence ATGAACATTCATCAGCCATCCAAGGCGCATGCGAAAGCGCGCCAGACCATCACCCCAACGCCCGCAGCCGTCACCACCGGCGCCGTCGCGGGATCGGCCAAGATCTATTCCACCGCGCCGGATCATCCCGAGATCCGCGTTCCCTTCCGCGAAATCGCGCTTGATCCCGCCTCCGGCGAGGCCCCGTTCCGTGTCTATGACACTTCCGGCCCCTTCACCGACCCTGGGGCCGCCATCGATCTCAACAGCGGCCTCGCCCAGCCCCGCGCGCCATGGCTCGCGACGCGCAGCCTGACCGCGATCGCGCCACGCGCGGTGAGACCGGAGGACAACGGCAATATCGCCCCTGACAAGCTTGTCGCGCCCTGCCCAGCCGAACGCGCCGTGCTGTCCGGCCGAGCCGGGCAGCCGGTCACGCAGCTCGACTATGCCCGCGCCGGCATTATCACCGAGGAGATGGTCTATATCGCCCATCGCGAGAATCTAGGCCGCGCGGCGATGCTCGCGGGTGCGCAGGAGCGCCGCGCCGACGGCGAGGACTTCGGCGCCGCCATCCCCAGCTTCATCACGCCGGAATTCGTGCGCGAGGAGGTGGCGCGGGGCCGCGCGGTCATCCCCGCCAACATCAATCATCCCGAGCTCGAGCCCACCATCATCGGCCGCAACTTCCTGGTGAAGATCAACGCTAATATCGGCAATTCGGCCGTCACCTCCTCGGCCGCCGACGAGGTGGAGAAGCTGGTTTGGGCCATCCGCTGGGGTGCCGACACGGTGATGGACCTTTCCACCGGGCGCAATATCCACAATATCCGCTCGTGGATCATGCGCAACGCGCCCGTGCCCATCGGCACGGTCCCGATTTACCAGGCGCTGGAGAAGGTAGACGGCGACCCGGCGAAGCTCGACTGGGAGGTGTTCAAGGACACGCTCATCGAACAGGCCGAGCAGGGCGTGGACTATTTCACGATCCACGCCGGCGTGCGTCTGGCCTATGTGCCCCTTACGGCGCGGCGCGTCACCGGCATCGTCTCGCGCGGCGGTTCGATCATGGCGCGCTGGTGCCTCTCCCATCACCGGGAAAGCTTCCTCTATGAGCGCTTCGACGAGATCTGCGACATCATGCATCGCTATGACGTCACCTTTTCGCTCGGCGACGGCCTCCGGCCCGGCTCGATCGCCGATGCCAATGACGCCGCCCAGTTCGCGGAGCTCGACACGCTTGGCGAACTGACGAAAGTGGCCTGGGACAAGGGCTGCCAGGTGATGATCGAGGGACCGGGCCATGTGCCGATGCACAAGATCAAGGCCAATATGGACAAGCAGCTCGCCACCTGCGGCGAGGCCCCCTTCTATACGCTCGGGCCGCTGACCACCGACATCGCGCCGGGCTACGACCACATCACCTCCGCTATCGGGGCTGCGATGATCGGCTGGTTCGGCACGGCGATGCTCTGCTATGTCACACCCAAGGAACATCTTGGACTGCCGAACCGGGACGACGTGAAGACCGGCGTGATCACCTACAAGATCGCCGCCCATGCCGCCGATCTCGCCAAGGGCCATCCCGCGGCCAAGCTGCGCGACGACGCCTTGTCCCGAGCGCGCTTCGAGTTCCGCTGGGAGGACCAGTTCAACTTAGGCCTCGATCCGGACACCGCGCGTGCCTTCCACGACGAGACCCTGCCGAAGGAGGCCCACAAGGTCGCGCATTTCTGCTCGATGTGCGGGCCGAAATTCTGCTCGATGAAGATCACGCAGGATCTGCGCGCGGAGGCGCTCGCCATGGAGCCTTCTGCGATCGAGACTCTTGCCGACGACGCCGAGCGCCTCGCGGGCCTTGCCGAAAAGGCGCGCGAGTTCAACGCCAAGGGGGCGGCCATCTACGTACCGGCGGATTAG
- a CDS encoding pyrimidine 5'-nucleotidase, protein MSTEAVSPRRASSPGQAFDTTFRERSLFNVSFLKPPVDDLPNLPESLPNALRQAAPFPEALTHKPSLAHVDTWIFDLDNTLYPHDAKLWPQVDLRITLFLVELCGLDGISARALQKYYYHRYGTTLRGLMEEYGIDPEEFLEFAHSIDYSSLLPNPLLGEAIAALPGRKLILTNGSRAHAEAVALKLGIREHFEDVFDIVASGFVPKPEQSTYERFLDRHNVDPAGAVMFEDIEKNLVVPHALGMATVLVLPKTLDPFREAEEQAPMIAPHIDFMTDDLADFLGRMRDRRGEP, encoded by the coding sequence ATGTCGACAGAGGCTGTCTCGCCTCGCCGGGCCTCAAGCCCGGGGCAAGCCTTCGATACCACGTTCCGGGAACGGAGCCTTTTCAACGTGTCCTTCCTCAAACCGCCCGTCGACGATCTGCCAAACCTGCCGGAAAGCCTGCCCAATGCCTTACGCCAAGCAGCTCCTTTCCCGGAGGCGCTGACGCACAAGCCATCGCTCGCGCATGTCGACACCTGGATCTTTGATCTCGACAACACACTCTATCCGCACGACGCCAAGCTCTGGCCACAGGTCGACCTCCGGATCACCCTGTTCCTCGTGGAGCTTTGCGGCCTCGACGGGATCTCGGCGCGCGCGCTGCAGAAATACTACTACCATCGCTATGGAACGACCCTGCGTGGCCTGATGGAGGAGTACGGAATCGATCCGGAAGAGTTCCTCGAATTCGCCCATAGCATCGACTACTCATCGCTTCTGCCTAATCCCCTTCTTGGGGAGGCCATCGCTGCTCTGCCGGGCCGCAAGCTGATCCTCACCAACGGTTCACGGGCGCACGCGGAAGCCGTCGCACTCAAGCTCGGCATCCGCGAGCATTTTGAGGACGTGTTCGACATCGTCGCATCCGGCTTCGTGCCCAAACCGGAGCAGAGCACCTATGAGCGTTTTCTTGATCGCCATAATGTCGATCCGGCAGGCGCGGTGATGTTCGAAGACATCGAAAAGAACCTCGTCGTGCCCCACGCGCTGGGCATGGCGACCGTGCTCGTCCTGCCGAAGACCCTCGACCCCTTCCGGGAGGCGGAGGAACAGGCCCCCATGATCGCGCCTCATATCGATTTCATGACCGACGACCTCGCCGATTTTCTTGGGCGCATGCGTGACCGTCGAGGCGAACCGTAA
- a CDS encoding cytochrome c family protein, producing MQQLDSFELNKIFGAILGTCVFAMGLGIVASAIFSQNPPAVPGYDLPAPEEGAGAAAPAAVEVVPIAVRLQTADAARGQKAAAKCAACHNFVEGAGSKVGPDLYNIVDRPKGEVQGFGYSAAMKEHAAKGEKWGYEELDHFIANPRSYMKGTIMSFAGVAKPEERADLIAYLRSLSHSPVPLPNP from the coding sequence ATGCAACAGCTAGATTCTTTTGAGCTCAACAAGATCTTCGGCGCCATCCTTGGCACCTGCGTTTTTGCGATGGGCCTTGGCATTGTGGCCAGCGCGATCTTCTCGCAGAATCCGCCGGCCGTACCCGGCTATGACCTGCCGGCGCCCGAGGAAGGCGCGGGCGCGGCCGCCCCGGCTGCCGTGGAAGTGGTACCGATCGCCGTGCGCTTGCAAACAGCTGACGCCGCCCGCGGCCAGAAGGCTGCGGCGAAATGCGCCGCCTGCCACAATTTCGTGGAAGGCGCTGGCTCGAAGGTCGGGCCGGATCTCTACAATATCGTCGATCGCCCGAAGGGCGAGGTTCAAGGCTTCGGTTATTCGGCGGCCATGAAGGAACATGCCGCCAAGGGCGAGAAGTGGGGCTATGAGGAGCTCGACCACTTCATCGCCAATCCGCGCAGTTACATGAAGGGCACGATCATGAGCTTCGCCGGCGTGGCGAAGCCGGAGGAACGGGCCGACCTGATCGCCTATCTGCGCAGCCTGTCCCATTCGCCGGTTCCGCTGCCGAACCCCTGA
- the argB gene encoding acetylglutamate kinase: MSDNKAAPTPLADLPDVHTRAEVLVQALPHMQRYDQEIVVVKYGGHAMGDPAAAEDFAEDIVLLEQSGVKPIVVHGGGPQIGQMLNRLGVKSEFAAGLRITDKATVEIVEMVLAGSINKQIVGTIAAEGGKAIGLCGKDGNMVTARKVTRSVVDPDSNIEKVVDLGFVGEPERVDRTVLDSVLGQEIIPVLAPVAVGADGETYNINADTFAGAIAGAMRAKRLLLLTDVPGVLDKNKNLLPELTVEQCRHLIADGTITGGMIPKVETCIYALEQGVEGVVILDGKVSHAVLLELYTDHGAGTLIRR; encoded by the coding sequence ATGTCCGATAACAAAGCCGCTCCCACCCCTCTCGCCGACCTGCCCGACGTGCATACCCGCGCCGAGGTTCTGGTGCAGGCCCTTCCCCATATGCAGCGCTACGACCAGGAGATCGTGGTCGTGAAATATGGCGGGCACGCCATGGGTGATCCCGCAGCCGCCGAGGATTTCGCCGAGGACATCGTGCTCCTCGAGCAATCCGGCGTGAAGCCGATCGTCGTGCATGGCGGCGGCCCGCAGATCGGCCAGATGCTGAACCGGCTTGGCGTGAAATCCGAGTTCGCCGCGGGCCTGCGCATCACCGACAAAGCGACCGTCGAGATCGTCGAGATGGTGCTGGCCGGCTCCATCAACAAGCAGATCGTCGGCACCATCGCCGCCGAAGGCGGGAAGGCCATTGGTCTTTGCGGCAAGGATGGCAACATGGTCACCGCCCGCAAGGTGACACGCTCGGTCGTCGACCCCGATTCCAACATTGAGAAGGTGGTCGATCTCGGCTTCGTGGGCGAGCCGGAGCGGGTGGACCGCACGGTTCTCGATTCCGTGCTCGGCCAGGAGATCATCCCGGTGCTGGCACCGGTAGCGGTCGGCGCCGACGGCGAGACCTACAACATCAACGCCGACACCTTCGCGGGCGCGATCGCGGGTGCCATGCGCGCCAAGCGGCTGCTGCTGCTCACCGACGTACCGGGGGTTCTCGACAAGAACAAGAATCTCCTGCCCGAGCTCACCGTGGAGCAATGCCGCCACCTCATCGCCGACGGCACGATCACGGGCGGCATGATCCCCAAGGTCGAGACCTGCATCTACGCCCTTGAGCAGGGCGTTGAGGGCGTCGTGATCCTGGACGGCAAGGTGTCACACGCCGTGCTGCTGGAGCTCTACACGGACCACGGCGCCGGCACGCTGATCCGGAGGTAG
- a CDS encoding OmpA family protein — MSEEWRGRRQVEERDGRTIIREGDNRVIIREGDREVIRHDEVERLRRGARDVNVVSGRGGERTITVVRPDGSRIVTMEDADGRLMRRIRRGPDGRDVIIIDNSRRPARRPAGPGFYAPPLVALPPLMLGAVPRDRYIVEAEDVGPDVIEETFLAPPVERVERAYSLDEIRYNERLREKMRRVDVDTITFATGSADVAPTEVGRLDAIARGLAAVIKRNANEVFLVEGHTDAVGSDTDNLALSDRRAEAVAQVLTDSYGVPPENLVTQGYGEQYLKVQTEGPARENRRVTLRRITPLMSQGSAPPAR, encoded by the coding sequence ATGAGCGAGGAATGGCGCGGCCGTCGGCAGGTGGAGGAGCGCGATGGACGCACCATCATTCGCGAAGGCGACAACAGGGTCATCATCCGTGAGGGCGATCGCGAGGTCATCCGCCACGACGAGGTTGAGCGGTTGCGACGCGGCGCGCGCGATGTGAATGTGGTTAGCGGACGCGGCGGGGAGCGCACCATCACGGTGGTGCGACCGGACGGCAGCCGCATCGTCACCATGGAGGATGCCGATGGCCGCCTCATGCGCCGGATCCGGCGCGGTCCGGACGGGCGCGACGTGATCATCATCGACAACAGCCGCAGGCCGGCGCGTCGACCAGCCGGTCCCGGCTTTTATGCCCCGCCGCTGGTAGCACTGCCGCCACTTATGCTCGGTGCCGTTCCCCGCGACCGCTATATCGTGGAAGCTGAGGATGTCGGACCGGACGTGATCGAGGAGACCTTTCTGGCCCCCCCCGTGGAGCGGGTGGAGCGAGCCTACAGCCTCGACGAGATCCGTTATAATGAGCGTCTGCGCGAGAAGATGCGTCGCGTCGATGTGGATACTATCACTTTCGCCACGGGCTCGGCCGATGTCGCGCCCACGGAGGTTGGTCGGCTGGACGCCATCGCCCGCGGTCTGGCGGCTGTGATCAAGCGCAATGCCAACGAGGTATTTCTGGTGGAAGGGCATACCGACGCGGTTGGTTCCGACACCGACAACCTCGCCCTGTCCGACCGGCGGGCCGAGGCGGTCGCGCAGGTTCTGACCGACAGCTATGGCGTGCCGCCCGAGAATCTCGTGACCCAAGGTTATGGGGAGCAGTATTTGAAGGTGCAGACGGAGGGACCAGCACGCGAGAATCGCCGGGTCACCCTGCGCCGCATCACGCCGTTGATGTCACAGGGCAGCGCCCCACCGGCGCGTTAA
- a CDS encoding prephenate dehydratase has translation MSLPEVISYQGEPGANSHIACEDVYPTWQPLPCATFEDALAAISDGTATLGMIPIDNTIAGRVADMHHLLPTSGLHIIGEFFLPIHFQLMAPKGATLATIKTVHSHVHALGQCRRIIRKLGLSAVVAADTAGSARLVAEWNDPTQAALAPRLAAQIYGLDILMEDVEDEAHNTTRFVVLAREPQWAPAGNGPTVTSFVFRVRNVPAALYKALGGFATNGVNMTKLESYMVEGHFHATQFYAEVDGHPDDPALKNALEEIGFFSKELRILGVYPAHPFRATQIPAE, from the coding sequence ATGTCCCTGCCCGAAGTGATTTCCTACCAAGGCGAACCGGGCGCCAATTCCCATATCGCCTGCGAGGATGTCTATCCGACGTGGCAGCCCCTGCCCTGCGCGACGTTCGAGGACGCGCTTGCGGCGATTTCCGACGGTACGGCTACCCTCGGCATGATCCCGATCGATAATACGATCGCCGGCCGCGTCGCCGACATGCATCATCTCCTGCCGACGTCGGGGCTGCATATCATCGGCGAGTTCTTTCTGCCCATCCATTTCCAGCTGATGGCGCCGAAAGGGGCGACGCTCGCCACCATCAAGACCGTGCACAGCCACGTGCACGCGCTCGGCCAATGCCGGCGAATCATTCGCAAGCTCGGCCTCAGCGCCGTTGTTGCCGCCGACACGGCCGGCTCGGCGCGCTTGGTGGCGGAATGGAACGATCCGACGCAAGCCGCGCTCGCGCCGCGCCTGGCCGCGCAGATCTATGGGCTCGACATCCTGATGGAGGACGTCGAGGACGAAGCACACAATACGACGCGTTTCGTCGTGCTGGCGCGTGAGCCGCAATGGGCCCCGGCCGGAAACGGCCCGACGGTGACGAGTTTTGTCTTCCGCGTGCGCAACGTGCCCGCGGCGCTCTACAAGGCGCTCGGCGGCTTCGCGACCAACGGCGTCAACATGACCAAGCTCGAAAGCTACATGGTCGAGGGACATTTCCACGCCACGCAGTTCTATGCGGAGGTCGATGGCCACCCCGATGATCCCGCGCTGAAGAACGCCCTCGAGGAAATCGGCTTCTTCTCGAAGGAACTGCGCATTCTCGGCGTCTATCCGGCGCATCCCTTCCGCGCGACCCAGATCCCAGCGGAATAA